The sequence below is a genomic window from Desulfobacterales bacterium.
TAATTTTGATTTTAACATCTAAAATTAGAAATGATATGTCATTTTTTAATAATTATTTTTCAAACATTGTTTTAAAAAAAATAAAAGGAATCTTTTGAGAGATAGAAGTTTGAGAACGGATTAAGGCGACATATGAATAATCTATATTGGGTAGTCCTTATCAAGTAGTGGCCAGTGTTGGCGCTATTTTCAAATTGTAATGATGAATAAAATTCCAGATTGCTCCTATATGGTTTTCGATCTTTTTGGAAAATGATAGCGTTTTTCGTACTAAAC
It includes:
- a CDS encoding IS1 family transposase, which gives rise to LVRKTLSFSKKIENHIGAIWNFIHHYNLKIAPTLATT